The genomic DNA TTTGCCATCAATGAGATCCATATTATCCCCACACACATGACCCACagacaaatttttcttcacTTGCTGACTGGAAAGGCTCAGATACTTCTGACAGGCCCCCATGTTACAAAAACAGCCTGTCCTTAGGTGAATATTGTAAAGGCTAGCCATCTTTTCTACCTGTAGAGATAATGACTCAGGTATTTAACTAGAAACACTACAGCAGTGACAAAACCCAAGTAAAGtatagaaaataaaaggaaataaaatgcaaatgataCCAAATAATTGTTGCATACCTCACTGTAGCCAACAAACTCTCCATTTGCTCTTAGCAGGTTAAAGTTTATAACAGGGCCCTGCTTTGTGTTGTCCTGAAAGTCTGTTTCGCAGTAAATTTTACATACAGATTTTCCAGAACTATGTGTCATTGCAGACATCTTTTCATACACATACAAAGCAATGCTATGGGTGTGATTCAACACATCTTTCATTGATCCTATCAGCTGTTCAAACAATTGAAAGGAATGATGCAAAGCAATGATCTCAAGAAAAGGAACTGTGCCATCTTCAAACCTGAAAAGTTGAAGAAATCTCTTGTCATGAATTACATTTACCAGCTTAATTAGGATACAACTGATATATCCAAATAAGGCAACAGACTCACTAGAAAGAAAGTAATCTTTAAATCTTTAGGTAGTTAAATTTTTAAATCCCACGAATGCTGAATTTCAGGTTGAAAGTTTGGGTGCTGCCTTGGCATTTTTAAACCCTGAATCTCTTGCCTTCATTTCAATTTCACCCattaaattatagaaatgatGGATATGATGCACCTCTTCTCACAATTCCTTATCCAGCAACCAAATCAGAAGAATAATTAGCTGGACTGCAATATCCTGAAATTATATTGAAGTACTATTAACCTGATCTAATCCCATGACAACCTCTCATTGTGTTGGTCTGAAAAAATATTCTCTAATCTAACCCAAAGCATTGCACATATCACCAAAAGGATACTAACTGGCATTCAATTGATATATCAACTGCCAAAAGGAAATTTGAGACTACAAAAGATTGAAGCTTATCAACACTTGTCATGGACAACACTTCAAGAAACTTTATACTAGGTAACAATCCGCTCCCTCCACCACCTAGGAATTATAACTAGCTAGCTGTAGtgagaaaacatattttctagAACCTTAATTAAAAGAGGCAATAACTTTATAAGACATAAAGAACAAAGAGGATAATATATGCCATTTAATTAAATGTACCTCAATTGACACATCATGCACTGTCTCTAACACTCTCTAACTGTCATGAAGCTAACATGAGGTTATATTTCAAAATCACAATTCAATACCTAATAATCTTCTCTTTGCCACATGATGGGGCTACTAAGGAAAGCCAAATAATGTGCAAATATAACTGTTCCACTGTATCCCACAGCCTGTTTTATGGTGAGACTTCACAGTACTGGtagatatacatgtacatgtagatcTTTAAGTATCAAATGCTaaagagacaaaaaagaaaaaaatgtgataaacTTACTTTTCAGTGAGATTGTTCTTAAGGATATGAAACCTTTCATCAGTAATTGTTGCTTGCACTGTTCCTCCACCATAATAACACTTTTGTAGTAAATATGAACTACTATTCTTTAAAATAAGAGCACCTAAACCAGTAGGAAAACCAAACATCTTGTAGAAAGAAATGGGAATATAATCTGCTGGACAAGATGCTAAGTCCAATGGAGAAGTGCTCACAAATGAAGATGCATCCAAAAGAACAAACCAATGGCACCAATGGCACCAATGACTCTTTTTGACTAACAATCCCTGTTTAACTTGAGAAATCCATTTAAGAGAATACTTCTTCCCTGAGAAATTACACATTGCAGGGAAAGCAAATAAATTGTGGCAACAGTCAACAGTCTCTCTGACACCATTGCTCCCAGAATCAAATGGTTTTAGATctgaatcctcccttttctcttcTGTTGTAAAGATGATTTGTTCTTCCAAGTCTTTTTCATTAACAGAACTAATTTGGGCCCCTCTTGAAGCAGCTATTTCTCTCATACCAACCACTGATGTGTGATTCTCTTGCAGATAACAAAAATGACTTTGATGAGCACTTCCTTCACTGGTGGCTCCCTTCCAATCAAAGCTTTCAGCCAAAAGTTTCAATGCAGCAGTAGCACCAGAAGTGAAAATCACAGTGTGTTGTTCTGAAGATgtattaaaatgttttaaaatccttgtGCGGACTTGGTCAATGACATCACTTGACAGCTGACTGCTTGGGTTCCTACTGTGTGGATTTCCATACACATTGTAACTCAAGTCACTGTAAACATTTGCAATAACACTCTGTGGATACTGTGTTGTCCCAGCATGATCAAGATATGTAATACCTACGGTATATGAATTATGTTCTAATTAATTcattcaaataataataaaataacttcaTGTTCTCCTCAACACcaagcataagaatattttttaaaacagccCAGGGGAGAATGTATCCACCAGGGGTAGTATATAGAGAATCCTATAGGAGGTGTGTCTTGAGATACAACGACATTTCCTAACTacttttaaagaacaatatcTTAGGCTAATAGACATGAGTGATTCAGGGATCTTAGACAGGTGTCTTATTACACACCTATCTCCCCACAGCAGCCACCTCTCAACAATGACCCCCAAGGGTCATTGTGGAGAGGTTTGACTGTGGAATAATTACCCAATAGAGAAACTtataaagaaccaatcagatcctACATAGAAATCACCATATTACACATATTGTAAGGTAAATATTTATTGGGCGCTGCGCCACATTGATTGTCATAAATTGTGCAAGGGGTCAATGGGCGCTCTATGTTACGCAACACCATGATTCCACGAAAGCCTTCTTTGATAATGTTCAGTTTCGTTCGTCCCTGATAACTGGATACCACGATGTGCGTTCAGTTGAGTTTGGTGAAGTAATGAACATGAAATAACCGTAAAACTTATGTTACAGGGTATTAAACAGCAATTGCATTCCTATGAATTAACTCCATAATTTGATGGCCCGCAAACAGTCACATAATTATAAGTAAAGTATCCATACCTTCCAGTCGtttaaattcttgttttcttatttgatcaattttatttccatATCCATACTGTTTCCCGAAGAGATTTATAAAGTCATCTTCTTCAGCCTCTTTGTTCAGCATTGTATGTCACCGATCTTTCCGGGTAATGTCTGTACCTTTCGGCCGAATAGCACTTTTGCACGGTACCTCTGTTTTTGATGACGACTGGTGTACCCAGATAGTCTACGGTGCTAATTTGTCAGCGGTAGTAAGCAATGCACAGATTAATATGTAGTGTAACAGCTATTTAGTGGTCCATCTTACTCTTCCTTCTGAAGACTTGATAACAGACTTCTTACAGGACACTGTGTGTAATCATACATACGAAATGTGGTGAAGCGTCATGATGGCTTCCAGAAAGGTTGATCTACGTTTAGTCAAGAGGAAGAGGGAAGCAAAAACATCAATTAATTCCCCGCTGGCCAGGTATTATTTCTGGAACTTACAATCTTTGGAAGCACGATTATCTTTGGGTTAGAGGTTCGCTATACGTTCCCTTTCGTTCACCAGATACAATAGTGCTGGCCAGCTGTCTTGTGTGGTATGTGACATGACCATAAAGAACGAATTTCTGTGGACCTCACATGTCCTTGGTAAAAAGCACAAAGAGGTAAATTAAAAGGTGACCATCAACTGTAGAAAGTGATAGTgcataacatttcatttaattattgTCAGGTCTTAGGTTCCATGCCCAACTTTTAACCAATTATTTTTTCCATCTGGCAGAACTTGGCAGACCTTAAAGGAAAGTCTAAAGCAAATGTATCAGTTCGAGAGGTGCGAAAGCCAGTTAAAGTAAGTGGCAAGGTAGGTAAGCAATCCCAAACAGAAAGGGTATGGTTTAGCGAACCATATGCACATGCACAGCAGCGGCTGGGTTGTAATTGAATGTGAAATCCAGTCGCAGATCTTTTGTATTTAGCTGAATAGAGGCATTGAGAGGTGAAAGTCAGTTTTCCAGGCTTAAATCCTCAGTGTAAAGTTCTGTTGGCACTGATTTGAGCACATACATAGCTCATTGAGAAAGTAATTGTTGACAAAGATGAAGGGTAAGATGTCTTTAAACACAATTGTTGGAGGAAAGGCCATTGGCTGTCAACTGAATCTTGTTTTAGAatgcaaatggttaaaaaagCTATCTTCTTGAAATATACTTTCTGGAAAGGTTTAAGCAGGGTAACTTTGATTACGGCTGTTAATGCCAATGTGAAAACTGACAATATCTAGTCCTACCTGTAAATGTGCAAGTTAAGCATGAGCCAAATAAATATCTGATATTGTGAAGTCTCACTAATCAGGTTATAAGTAGTGGACTTAGAACATTTGACTGACATCAACTATTCACTTggtgaatgttttgttttgtccaaAGTCTAATTGTTCAATCTGTAATGTTTACAGATTTTTGTAGGTGGTAAGTGCAAGTGCCATTGTGCTAACTACATGGTGCATGCACATTCCTGAGTGTTTTTGCATATTGCATGTGCAAGACACTTGATTCTGATGATGACTACCTCTAAGGTTgttgaaatgtcagtcaccaccagtgacaacagtccttctcaggactacacaCACCTGGTCAATCAGACTACTCTATCACATGTTATCCcagggttcaaaccatttactctGGTGTAGAAATACAACATGCCAAATATTGGTTGACTCCAAATTTCTCTCAGACTGGTAAAATATCCTTCCCCTATAACTTGGGTCTGAAGTAGAAAgtaaaaaagtgaaatggaaATCACCATGTTAAGTTCCTGGTGTCCTGGTTCTAACAAAACCATGCACAGCTACAAGGATTCCCAAATCCTGTAATCCAGACTAAATTATGATTATATGGTGTAATTTGATTAATTGCTTTTGATAGTTGCTGACATCCTCAAAGAGCAATGTGTTGCAATTTTTCCCAATTGATAATTTGGTTGGTCACCAAGAAATCAAAGGTCACTATAACAGTACAGCTCAAAGCTCAGATTGTCCAGATATCACCAATGGGTTGCAATGAAGGCAACAGTGCAGGGTAAAGACAGTATGCCTGGCATGTGCCCAGATGAGAATGTCATAACAAACCTCTGCACAGCTTTTTTCAGCCTCTCATGCAGGTGTTTGTAGGGGATTGTGTTTCATTGTTTTCCATTGTTTTGTGGGAAGAAGTGAAATGCAATCCTCTCAAAATGGCTGCATTCAAAGCTTggctttttttaactttcatgtAGATCACATAGATCAAACCAGACTTCCCTGTTCTCAGTTCATTTAGGTTATTATTTGCTGAACCCTGCCCCTCAAAATTGTCAATTCCTATGTCTTGTTCATGAAAACAATACCACATCTAACCCCCTAGTTACTTTAAGTTCCTGGATCCTGGCCTTCAAATAAATCTGATCCTGGATTCCAATGGGGACCCTCAGCTATCATGTTGACAATGATTTTTATGTATAAGTTAGTTGTTTCCTGTGTGTTTTAAGAAATTACTGAACAATTTTGTTCTACCTTTAATGTTTCCTTTAATTTGTGATTCTCTCTAATTAAGGAATATTACGT from Pocillopora verrucosa isolate sample1 chromosome 10, ASM3666991v2, whole genome shotgun sequence includes the following:
- the LOC131787039 gene encoding molybdenum cofactor sulfurase; translation: MLNKEAEEDDFINLFGKQYGYGNKIDQIRKQEFKRLEGITYLDHAGTTQYPQSVIANVYSDLSYNVYGNPHSRNPSSQLSSDVIDQVRTRILKHFNTSSEQHTVIFTSGATAALKLLAESFDWKGATSEGSAHQSHFCYLQENHTSVVGMREIAASRGAQISSVNEKDLEEQIIFTTEEKREDSDLKPFDSGSNGVRETVDCCHNLFAFPAMCNFSGKKYSLKWISQVKQGLLVKKSHWCHWCHWFVLLDASSFVSTSPLDLASCPADYIPISFYKMFGFPTGLGALILKNSSSYLLQKCYYGGGTVQATITDERFHILKNNLTEKFEDGTVPFLEIIALHHSFQLFEQLIGSMKDVLNHTHSIALYVYEKMSAMTHSSGKSVCKIYCETDFQDNTKQGPVINFNLLRANGEFVGYSEVEKMASLYNIHLRTGCFCNMGACQKYLSLSSQQVKKNLSVGHVCGDNMDLIDGKPTGSVRISFGYMSNFSDAKELLTFIRECFLEGNSNHSLPERSLDAERSEHTEFLSSSILVEQSEDFASNANFKNIMERNSTVASTASQRGTPIEMSIRTLTPNHCDMHTHVPQECGDNPNNHLKLEKICLYPIKSCAAFEVHEWEVGNRGFVFDRHWMIVTDSGVCLTQKREAKMCLIKPLLDLRNGTLSVTATGMPDLVLPLYLSSGNDKKVARFCQSKVCGDRISAVDCGENAASWMSTFFNRNCRLIQQDMDDSRTCKLGGMKQREDNGSRSLSLANESQFLLVNRESVSELLNNVNQDQPLTPSSLVTVVEKQAKRFRPNLIVAGGEAFREDYWKTVKIGNLVFENKGKCNRCQMVCIDQETGVRSVEPLKTLGKIRGSKMPFGVHLEHVSNVQQNPAILHCGDLVTVSR